The genome window CCGCGGCCGTTCACGCCGGCATCGGCTTCGCGACGAGGGCGCCGACGGGATTCGACCGGGTGAATGCGGGCGGGAACCCGCAGGCCGTGGCGAAGGTGCTGTTCCAGACCTACTTCTTCCCGTTCGAAGCGACGTCTGTCCTGCTGATCGTCGCCGCGATCGCGGCGATGGTGATGGCGCAGAAGAAGGCGCCCGCGATCACCCAGGCCGAGGCGGAGGCGTCGCGATCGACCGCCGGGCCGGCCGATCGAGAGGTGACCGCGTGAGGACCCCCATCTCGTACTTCCTCGTGCTCTCGGGGATCCTGTTCTCGACCGGGACGGTCGGGGTCCTGATCCGCAAGAACGCCCTCGTGATCTTCATGGCGGTCGAGCTCCAGCTGAACGCCGCGAACCTGGCCCTGGTCGCGTTCTCCCGGCAGAACGGGAACCTGAACGGCCAGGTGCTCGCCTTCTTCTCGATGGTCGTGGCCGCCGCCGAGGTCGTCGTCGGGCTCGCGATCATCGTCTCCGTCTACCGGCGCCGGCACAGCGTGAACGTCGACGAGGTTCGGTGGTTGCGCGGATGACGGGCATCGTGGCCGCCGCCGTGCCGGGAACCGCGATCAGGCTGATCTGGGTGGTGCCCGCCCTCCCACTCGCGGGCTCGGTCGTGAACCTGCTCATCGGCAGGAGGCTCGGCAGGTGGTCCGGGTGGCTTGCCACGGCCCTCCTCGGCGTCGCGGCCGTGATCGCGGCTCTCGCGATCCGCGGCCTCCTGACCCTGCCCGCCGACTCACGCCTGTACGTCCGGCACCTCTTCGACTGGATCCAGGTGGGCTCGTTCCACGTCGGCGTCGACCTTCGCCTCGACGCACTGTCGGCCACGATGATCGGCGTCATCACCGGGATCGGCTTCCTCATCCACGTCTATGCGAACGGTTACATGCACGGCGACCCCCGGTTCGGACGGTTCTTCGCGTACATGAACCTGTTCGTGTTCTTCATGTCGATGCTCGTGCTGGGCGAGAACCTGCTCGTCCTGTATTTGGGGTGGGAGGGTGTCGGCCTCTGCTCGTACCTGCTGATCGGCTTCTGGTTCGACAAGACCGAGAACGCGAACGCCGCCAAGAAGGCGTTCGTGACGACGCGGATCGGCGATACCGCGATGCTCGTCGGCCTGGCGCTGATCGTCGCCAAGTTCGGAACGCTCGACCTCACATCGATCTTCGGAGCGGCCGGCGCCGTTCTTACCAAGGATGCCGCGACCGCGATCGCGCTGCTGCTCTTCGCCGGCGCCGTCGGCAAGTCCGCGCAGATCCCGCTCCACGTGTGGCTGCCCGACGCGATGGTCGGCCCCACGCCCGTGTCGGCGCTGATCCACGCGGCGACGATGGTGACGGCCGGCGTCTATCTGATCGTGCGGATGCACCCGATCTTCGAGCTGTCGGGCGTGGCGCTCGTGGTCGTGACGGTCGTCGGGCTCACCACGGCGCTCTTTGCCGGAACCTGCGCCCTCGGCCAGGACGACATCAAGCGCGTATTGGCGTACTCGACCGTGAGCCAGCTCGGCTACATGTTCACGGCAGCCGGGATGCGAGCCTATGGCGCGGCCATGTTCCTGTTGGTTGCCCACGCGTTCTTCAAGGCCCTGATGTTCCTCGGCGCGGGCTCGGTGATGCACGGCATGCACGAAGAGACCGACATGAAGCGGATGGGCGGACTGATCCGGCGGATGCCGCTCACTGGATGGACGTTCGCGATCGGCGCGCTGGCGCTGGCGGGCGTGCCGCCCCTGGCAGGCTTCTTCGCGAAGGACCAGATCCTCGAGGTCGCGAACCACACGGGTCGCGAGTGGGTCTACATCCTGGGCACGGTCGGTGCCGTGATCTCCGCGCTGTACATGGGGCGGCTGGTCTTCCTGACGT of Actinomycetota bacterium contains these proteins:
- the nuoK gene encoding NADH-quinone oxidoreductase subunit NuoK, yielding MRTPISYFLVLSGILFSTGTVGVLIRKNALVIFMAVELQLNAANLALVAFSRQNGNLNGQVLAFFSMVVAAAEVVVGLAIIVSVYRRRHSVNVDEVRWLRG
- a CDS encoding NADH-quinone oxidoreductase subunit J gives rise to the protein AAVHAGIGFATRAPTGFDRVNAGGNPQAVAKVLFQTYFFPFEATSVLLIVAAIAAMVMAQKKAPAITQAEAEASRSTAGPADREVTA
- the nuoL gene encoding NADH-quinone oxidoreductase subunit L, producing the protein MVARMTGIVAAAVPGTAIRLIWVVPALPLAGSVVNLLIGRRLGRWSGWLATALLGVAAVIAALAIRGLLTLPADSRLYVRHLFDWIQVGSFHVGVDLRLDALSATMIGVITGIGFLIHVYANGYMHGDPRFGRFFAYMNLFVFFMSMLVLGENLLVLYLGWEGVGLCSYLLIGFWFDKTENANAAKKAFVTTRIGDTAMLVGLALIVAKFGTLDLTSIFGAAGAVLTKDAATAIALLLFAGAVGKSAQIPLHVWLPDAMVGPTPVSALIHAATMVTAGVYLIVRMHPIFELSGVALVVVTVVGLTTALFAGTCALGQDDIKRVLAYSTVSQLGYMFTAAGMRAYGAAMFLLVAHAFFKALMFLGAGSVMHGMHEETDMKRMGGLIRRMPLTGWTFAIGALALAGVPPLAGFFAKDQILEVANHTGREWVYILGTVGAVISALYMGRLVFLTFFGTPRTEEAERAHESPAVMTGPLLLLAVGAVAAGVLNPTVDGPLARWLEPVVGALPGRTAGLSAASLGTIAAVLAVGTLAIAWLVYASGRIDWLALRARAGSVQRLFANGWYVDDAYGALLVAPGTAAAAFTAYVFDERIVDGIVNGIGTSTRRLAGAGRQVQTGFVRTYALAFFAGAVGILVYVGFRL